In Streptomyces sp. NBC_00448, the following are encoded in one genomic region:
- a CDS encoding ABC transporter permease → MSGTRAAAPDVIGGAGDERLAPRSVARRLLGRPELGAVVGAAAVFLFFSFVADSFLRASSMGTVLYASSTIGIMAVPVALLMIGGEFDLSAGVMVTSSALISSMFSFQMTANTWVGVGVSLLVTLALGAFNGIMLVRTRLPSFIITLGTFLMLTGLNLGLTKLISGTVATKSISDMQGFPTCRDLFASHWTIGSVDLQVTILWWLGLVAVATWVLLRTRAGNWIFAAGGNADAARAVGVPVARTKVGLYVAVAFCAWISGQHLLFSFDVVQSGEGVGNEFLYIIAAVIGGCLMTGGYGSAIGSAVGAFIFGMASKGIVYAQWNPDWFQFFLGAMLLLATLLNVWVRRRAEASK, encoded by the coding sequence GTGAGCGGCACCCGTGCGGCCGCGCCGGATGTCATCGGAGGCGCCGGCGACGAGCGGCTGGCGCCCAGGTCGGTGGCCCGACGGCTGCTCGGGCGGCCGGAGTTGGGCGCGGTGGTCGGCGCGGCCGCGGTGTTCCTGTTCTTCTCGTTCGTCGCGGACTCGTTCCTGCGCGCCTCCAGCATGGGCACCGTGCTGTACGCGTCGTCCACCATCGGCATCATGGCGGTGCCGGTGGCGCTGCTGATGATCGGCGGCGAGTTCGACCTGTCCGCGGGCGTGATGGTGACCAGCTCCGCGCTGATCTCCTCGATGTTCAGCTTCCAGATGACCGCGAACACCTGGGTCGGCGTCGGGGTGTCCCTGCTGGTCACGCTGGCGCTGGGCGCGTTCAACGGCATCATGCTGGTGCGCACCAGGCTGCCGAGCTTCATCATCACGCTCGGCACGTTCCTGATGCTCACCGGCCTCAACCTCGGCCTGACCAAGCTGATCAGCGGCACCGTGGCGACGAAGTCGATCAGCGACATGCAGGGCTTCCCGACCTGCCGCGACCTGTTCGCCTCGCACTGGACGATCGGCTCGGTCGACCTCCAGGTGACCATCCTGTGGTGGCTGGGCCTGGTGGCCGTGGCCACCTGGGTGCTGCTGCGCACCCGCGCGGGCAACTGGATCTTCGCGGCCGGCGGCAACGCGGACGCGGCGCGCGCGGTGGGTGTGCCGGTGGCCCGTACCAAGGTCGGCCTCTACGTGGCGGTCGCGTTCTGCGCCTGGATCTCCGGCCAGCACCTGCTCTTCTCGTTCGACGTGGTGCAGTCCGGCGAGGGCGTCGGCAACGAGTTCCTGTACATCATCGCCGCGGTGATCGGCGGCTGCCTGATGACCGGCGGCTACGGCAGCGCGATCGGCTCGGCGGTCGGCGCGTTCATCTTCGGCATGGCCAGCAAGGGCATCGTGTACGCGCAGTGGAACCCGGACTGGTTCCAGTTCTTCCTGGGGGCGATGCTGCTGCTCGCCACCCTGCTCAACGTGTGGGTGCGCAGGCGGGCGGAGGCGAGCAAGTGA
- a CDS encoding sugar ABC transporter substrate-binding protein codes for MVGALLAAALAAAALAGCSATGGKRAEDRAKQLAANGSAVNTPHWTFAMVTHSGAGDTFWDIVQSGAKQAAQKDNIKFLYSNSDQGDQQAQLVQAAIDQHVDGLIVTLAKPDAMKAVVAKAVKAGIPVITVNSGAEQSKQFGALTHIGQDETVAGNAVGDELNARGRKHALCVLHEQGNVGLEQRCAGVKANFHGTLDKLYVDGTNMPDVQSAIEAKLQADPSIDSVVTLGAPFAATAAKARQQAGSKAEIDTFDLNAQVAASLKDGTLGFAVDQQPYLQGYEAVDLLWLYRYNKDTLGGGQPVLTGPQIVTKDDADALLAYTKRGTR; via the coding sequence GTGGTCGGGGCGCTGCTCGCGGCGGCGCTGGCGGCGGCGGCCCTGGCCGGGTGCAGCGCCACCGGCGGCAAGCGCGCCGAGGACCGGGCGAAGCAACTCGCCGCGAACGGCTCCGCGGTGAACACCCCGCACTGGACGTTCGCGATGGTGACGCACTCCGGCGCCGGCGACACGTTCTGGGACATCGTGCAGAGCGGTGCGAAGCAGGCGGCGCAGAAGGACAACATCAAGTTCCTCTACTCCAACAGCGACCAGGGCGACCAGCAGGCGCAGTTGGTGCAGGCCGCGATCGACCAGCACGTGGACGGCCTGATCGTCACGCTCGCCAAGCCGGACGCGATGAAGGCGGTGGTCGCGAAGGCGGTGAAGGCGGGCATCCCGGTGATCACCGTCAACTCCGGTGCGGAGCAGTCGAAGCAGTTCGGCGCGCTGACCCACATCGGGCAGGACGAGACGGTCGCGGGCAACGCGGTCGGCGACGAGCTGAACGCGCGCGGCCGCAAGCACGCGCTGTGCGTGCTGCACGAGCAGGGCAACGTCGGCCTGGAGCAGCGCTGCGCCGGGGTGAAGGCGAACTTCCACGGCACCCTGGACAAACTCTACGTGGACGGCACGAACATGCCCGACGTGCAGTCCGCGATCGAGGCCAAGCTCCAGGCGGACCCGTCGATCGACTCCGTGGTGACGCTGGGCGCGCCCTTCGCGGCGACCGCCGCCAAGGCCAGGCAACAGGCCGGCTCCAAGGCGGAGATCGACACGTTCGACCTCAACGCCCAGGTGGCCGCCTCGCTGAAGGACGGCACCCTCGGCTTCGCCGTCGACCAGCAGCCCTACCTCCAGGGCTACGAGGCGGTGGACCTGCTGTGGCTGTACCGCTACAACAAGGACACCCTCGGTGGCGGCCAACCGGTGCTCACCGGCCCGCAGATCGTCACCAAGGACGACGCGGACGCGCTGCTGGCGTACACGAAGCGGGGGACCAGGTGA
- a CDS encoding NAD-dependent epimerase/dehydratase family protein — translation MAAHQQHRPHVVLGAGPAGTTLATELAARGHSVRLVDRAGGGDTPQGVTRLAADVSTADGALRAVQGAAVVYHCVNVGYHLQVEVMPRIQRAVLGAVEAVGARLVVLDTLYPYGPTGGIPMTEDTPWNATSRKGRMRAEVDAVYLDTHRAGRARVAIGRSADFVGPGVLNSSLGGAVFPGALTGGTVVGMGDIDLPHSYTDIREVAAGLATLGERAGDDTDGRVWHLPTAPAWTTRQVHDFLAERTGRPLDVVVLPEARPFGPFDEVFAAEYAEMFYQHTEAQIMDSSAYEEFFGVRPRPLPTTLRDTLAWYGRSVPA, via the coding sequence ATGGCCGCGCACCAGCAGCACCGCCCGCACGTCGTCCTCGGCGCCGGTCCCGCCGGCACCACCCTCGCCACCGAACTCGCCGCCCGCGGCCACTCCGTACGCCTCGTCGACCGCGCCGGCGGCGGCGACACCCCGCAGGGCGTCACGCGGCTGGCCGCCGACGTGTCCACGGCCGACGGCGCCCTGCGGGCGGTCCAGGGGGCGGCCGTCGTCTACCACTGCGTGAACGTCGGCTACCACCTCCAGGTCGAGGTGATGCCGCGCATCCAGCGCGCCGTGCTCGGCGCCGTCGAGGCGGTCGGCGCCCGGCTGGTCGTGCTCGACACCCTGTACCCGTACGGGCCCACCGGCGGCATCCCGATGACCGAGGACACGCCGTGGAACGCGACCAGCCGCAAGGGCCGGATGCGGGCCGAAGTCGACGCGGTCTACCTCGACACGCACCGCGCCGGCCGGGCCCGGGTCGCCATCGGCCGCTCCGCCGACTTCGTCGGGCCCGGGGTGCTCAACTCCTCGCTGGGCGGGGCGGTCTTCCCCGGCGCTCTCACCGGCGGGACCGTGGTCGGCATGGGTGACATCGACCTGCCGCACAGCTACACCGACATCCGCGAGGTCGCGGCCGGGCTCGCCACCCTCGGTGAGCGGGCCGGCGACGACACCGACGGGCGGGTCTGGCACCTTCCGACCGCCCCGGCCTGGACCACCCGGCAGGTGCACGACTTCCTCGCCGAGCGGACCGGGCGCCCGCTGGACGTCGTGGTGCTGCCCGAAGCCCGCCCGTTCGGGCCGTTCGACGAGGTGTTCGCGGCCGAGTACGCCGAGATGTTCTACCAGCACACCGAGGCGCAGATCATGGACTCCTCGGCCTACGAGGAGTTCTTCGGGGTGCGGCCCCGCCCGCTGCCGACCACGCTCCGCGACACCCTCGCGTGGTACGGCCGGAGCGTCCCGGCGTAG